CCTGGCTTAGCCGGACCTCCGCCTCGCGGAGCTTGCCGATAATCTGCTCAACCGTGTGATTCTTCTTCGCCATTTTGCCCTCCTTCAAGCCAACCCAATCCTAACATCCGGGCTGGACCAGTTTTCGGGGGGCAGGCCAGGTCAGCGGCGACTGAGACGACCAAGCAGCCAGCGCACGGCGAAAGCGACCAGCGGCAGAAGGAACAGCAAAACCACCAACGAGAGCCGGGTTTCGTCGTTGTGCCGGCCCAGCGCCTCGCTCGGCCCTCCCGCCTCGGAGGTTGCCCGCTGCCAAAGCGGTTGCTGCCAGAAGGTGAGATAGGCCGTCAGCACGAGGCCCACGATCCAGCAGATCCAGAACATCCACCGGACCTCACGCCAGCGGCGGGACCACCGCCTCCGTTCGGCATCGTGGGGCTGTCGCAGGGTCTGACGCAGTTTGGCCCTTAGGTCTTTGCCTTGGGGATCGTCGCTCACCCCGGCACCCGCTTCTGTCCTCAGTAGACGCCGCGGCTGTTGAGGAAGGGGCCGTATTTCATGTCCTCGGAGAGGATGTGGTTGATCAGCCATTCGCCGAAAAAATCGCGGAAGCGTTGGTTGTTCATGCCGTTACCGTCTTCCAAGGTCAGGCGCATGTCGGTGATCTCGGCGATGAGCTTTTCGTGCTGGCGACCGTGGACCTCCAGGTCGCTGTATTCATACTGCTCGAGTAACGCCTCCTCCTCGCGAAAATGGTGGCGGGCAAACTCGATCAGGCGATCGAAGGCACCGGCCGTGTCGACCAGCTTGGCTCTGCCGTTCATGGTGCTGAGCACCGACCCGGCCAGCTCGAACAAGCGGCGGTGTTGGCTGTCCATGGTCTGCACCGAGATGCGGTAGGCGTCCTGCCAGTCAACCAGTTGTAGGCCGCTTAGCGAGGAGTCGAGGATCAGGCTGCGGCGGCGTTCGAAGGATTCCACCAGCTTCCAGCGCACCACCGGTATGCCGCCAACCAGATCGCCGGCGATGGTGTGGGTCTCGGAATCCTCCATGGCGCGAACGGTGAAAACGCTAGGCGTGGCGAAGACGGCGTTCTCCTCGCCGAAAAAATCACCCGGTCCCAGGGTCTCGTAGATGTTGTCGCCGACACGGCGCTCGAAGCACCCTTTGGACACCAGGTGAAGCTCGGTGTTACTGGCCAACGACAATGTCTCGCCGACTGCGAATCCGCGGCTCGCCATGCGCCGCACGATCAGATTCAGCGTGGTCGGCGAAACGCTTTCGCCAAAGAGATCGGTGTTGGCGATCGCGGCCTGCAACTGGCGGGCCTTGCTCAGCTCCTCGAAGAGATCGTTGTTCCTGATGAATTCCAGGTACTGCTGGCCGGTGATCTTCAGGGCCTGGACGAAGCTGGCGGTACGGTAGGTGCGGCTGGTCGGCCGGCTGGCCAGAAAACTGGTTTCGCCAAGCAGCGCACCGGCCGACAGAAGGTTGCGCACATCGCTGTCGGCGCGCAGGGATTCGACGGCGCCGGTGAGCACGAGATAGAGCGACTCGGTGCGCTCGCCCTCGCGGATAATGATGGTTTCGGGATTGAAACGGATCACCGGGTTGTTGAGCAGCATGCGCGTCTGGTGGTGCTCGATCGATGGGAAGTAGGAGCGCGCGAACTCGAAGGCGTTCTTCCAGGCGTATTCCTGGAAGGTGGGGATCAACAAGTCCGTGGTGCCAAAGGGGGCACCCGAACCAATCTCCTTCTCCCGCGTCGTCAGCTCGGTGGAGCGATGCGCCAGGATGATCTTGGCCGAGGTATCGTCGCGGAAATCTTCGGCCTCGCCGTGGATCAGGCCGCCACCGGCATCGATTTTCTTGACGTCGGCCGGCACCTTGTATTGCTGTTTGGTCCACTCGACCAGGCGCTCGGCGATGCCGTCGTCCTCGGGATCGTCGCTGGCCATGCCGTCGAGCACGCTGAAGCCCGAGATGTCGGCGAGATGGGCATAGCTGCGATAGCCGTCGTTGCCGAGCGCCCGAAAGTGGAAGATGTTGGTTTCCACGGGGTGGGGCGAGAATACCGGCTTGACCTCCAGCCCGTCGATCAGGTTCCAGCGGTCGAATTCGAGATCGTGGATGTCGAAGAAGTCCGAGAGATCCCCCTCGTCCAATGACAGCAGCACCGAGAGCTTCTTCGAGACCGAGGCCCGCACCAGGGGTGTGGTGAAATATTTGATGCGGTGGCCGGCCCGGATCAGCGCCGTGATGCCGGCAAAATGGTCGTCGTGGGAATGGGTGTGGAAGATGCCCTCGATCTCGCTGATGCTGATACCCAGCGCCAGCAGGCTGGCGGCGATGTTGGGGCCGGCATCGATCAGGTAGATGCGGCCCTGAAACATGAGCAGGCTGGCCTGGGCCGGCCGGTCGATATCCCAGCCGTCACCGTCACCGGTGTGAACGATAGCAAAATATTCGCGCCGCACGGAATGGAAGCCCAGCGGATAGGGCGATTCGTATTCCTCACCCGGCTTGAGATTGAGGTCGATCTCGACCCGCTCGCCGTCGTAAGTGAATTCGTAGACGTTGAGCCTTTGGCGCCGCACGGTGACGCCGCCGCGGATGGCCACGGGCTCGTTTTCGATGGCCAGGGTGTCCAAGAGCTCGTCGGCACCCCTGATCTTGCCGAAGGCGAAGCGGCGCTTCATGCGCATCATGGCCTGGGCGGTTTCCAGGGTCGTGCCGGCCTGGTGGATTTCCTGCTCGGACACCAGGCCGTAGTTGCCCCGGTAGATGTAGTTCATCTGGGCATCGACCTGTTCGCGATTGCCGATGATCAGCGGCTTGACGCCGGTGTTGCCGGGGTGGTCGGGCAGGATCATGCCTTGGCGGTAAAGCATCTGCAGCACGGGAAATTCTGCCAGGTTGCAGAAGTGCCCGTTCTGCAGCGGCAGATCCGAGAGCAGGATCACGTTGGGCCCCGATTCGAAGGCCACGCCGTCCTTTTCGATGGGCCTGATGACACCGCGCTTCATCAGGTGCTTGACGCTGTCCGCCGGCGCCCCGCAGAGCACGCGCAGATCGGCGCCCTCCACTTCGATCCAGTAGATTCCCCGCGCCACATTGACGACTTGGATCTCTTGCATGGTCGCTTGCCGAATCTACTTCAGGAACAAAAATCCTCAGCCAAAGCAGCAACAGTCCTCGCGCCGACACATTCGGGCCTATTCTTGCTGACCTGGACGGCGATTCGCAACGTTATTGAGTGTGACGGTCGTCACATTCTAGCCTGCTGTGGACTCATGCCCGATCAAGGCCGCGGCACCGCGGCCGGCGATGCGGCCCAAGGCCACGGCGCTGAGCAGGCCGTTGCCCGAGAGATAGCCCCAAACCGCCGAACCGGAGACGCCGCAGGCGGCACCGCCGCCGGCAAACAGGTTAGGCAGGGGGCTGGCGTCGGGACGCAGCACCCGGGCTTCGGCATCGACACGCAGGCCGCCCTGGGTGTGCAGCAGCGCGCCTGTCACCTTGACGGCGAAGTAGGGCGGCGCCAAAGCCGGCGCGGCCGTGAAGTCGCGGCCGAAAGAATCGCTGCCCTCGCCCGCCGCCAGATCGGCCGCTTGGCCCAGGGTCTCCTCGAGCGCCGCCGCCGGCAAGCCGCAGCTTTGGGCCAACGCCGCCGCCGTGGCGCCCTGGCGCAGCGCCCCGGCGGCCTGGGCGCCGCGGTAGTCGTCGAAATCCAAGCCAAGCTCGTGCAGGCGCTGGTCATAGATATTCCAGGCCAGGCCGCCGTCCTGCGCCAGCACCCGCACGGCCTGCTCGGAATAGCCCTCGTGCTCGTTGGAAAAGCGCCGGCCCTGGGCGTTGACCTGGATACCGCCCTGCATCATCAGGGCCCAGCTGATGAGGATGGCGTGGGGCTCGGCGATCGAGCCGTGGCCCTGGTAGGCGCCCATGTGGCGAAGCTCGGCGCCCAGGGCCTCGCCCCACTTGACGGCGTCGCCCTGGTTGCCCTCGTGGCCGAAGATCTTGGCCCGGCGCATCTCGGGGATGTGGCGCGAAACCAGTTCCGGACTGCCGGCAAAGCCGCAGCATGCCAGCACCAGGGCCTGGCAGCCCAGGTCCTCGTGGCTGCCGTCGGGGCGGCGAAAGCGCAGGCCACGAATGCGGCCGTCGGGCGCCGCGAAAAGATCGCTGACCTGGGCCTCGGTAATCACGTCGACGCCGGCCGCCGCCAGCGCCCGGCTCAGACCGCCCATCAATTCGGCGCCGGTGCGCGAGGGCGGTGCGTGCATGCGCAGCCGGCTGTGGCCGGGATAGAGAAAACCACCGACCAGCTCAATGGGCACGGCATGGCGCTCCGCCAACCATTCGACGGCGGGAGCGGATTCGCGGCACACCGCCTCGACGATGACGGCCTCGGCCTGGTGGCCGGTTTTGGCCTGGATGTCGGCAACCAGGATATCGACGCCGTCCTCGACCCCGGCGGCACGCTGCCAGTGGGTACCGGAGGCCGGGATCATGCCCGACGAAAGCGCCGTCGAGCCGGCCGGCAAAGCGTCGCGCTCCAGCACCAGAACCTCGGCGCCGGCCTCACGCGCCGCCAGGGCGGCCACCGAGCCGCAGGCCCCGGCGCCGATCACCGCCAGCGGCACGGTCAGATCGAAGCCCCGGGACGGTGGCGGCAAAACGCTCATGAGCCCAGCGCCGTCTGGACTTCGGCACAACTGGCTATCGTGGCAATGGTCGAAAGCGAGGCCAGGGAATGCTGGTGGATATCATCACCGAAGGCGGCGCAGCCGTCGTCGAGCACGATCA
The Alphaproteobacteria bacterium genome window above contains:
- a CDS encoding bacteriohemerythrin, giving the protein MQEIQVVNVARGIYWIEVEGADLRVLCGAPADSVKHLMKRGVIRPIEKDGVAFESGPNVILLSDLPLQNGHFCNLAEFPVLQMLYRQGMILPDHPGNTGVKPLIIGNREQVDAQMNYIYRGNYGLVSEQEIHQAGTTLETAQAMMRMKRRFAFGKIRGADELLDTLAIENEPVAIRGGVTVRRQRLNVYEFTYDGERVEIDLNLKPGEEYESPYPLGFHSVRREYFAIVHTGDGDGWDIDRPAQASLLMFQGRIYLIDAGPNIAASLLALGISISEIEGIFHTHSHDDHFAGITALIRAGHRIKYFTTPLVRASVSKKLSVLLSLDEGDLSDFFDIHDLEFDRWNLIDGLEVKPVFSPHPVETNIFHFRALGNDGYRSYAHLADISGFSVLDGMASDDPEDDGIAERLVEWTKQQYKVPADVKKIDAGGGLIHGEAEDFRDDTSAKIILAHRSTELTTREKEIGSGAPFGTTDLLIPTFQEYAWKNAFEFARSYFPSIEHHQTRMLLNNPVIRFNPETIIIREGERTESLYLVLTGAVESLRADSDVRNLLSAGALLGETSFLASRPTSRTYRTASFVQALKITGQQYLEFIRNNDLFEELSKARQLQAAIANTDLFGESVSPTTLNLIVRRMASRGFAVGETLSLASNTELHLVSKGCFERRVGDNIYETLGPGDFFGEENAVFATPSVFTVRAMEDSETHTIAGDLVGGIPVVRWKLVESFERRRSLILDSSLSGLQLVDWQDAYRISVQTMDSQHRRLFELAGSVLSTMNGRAKLVDTAGAFDRLIEFARHHFREEEALLEQYEYSDLEVHGRQHEKLIAEITDMRLTLEDGNGMNNQRFRDFFGEWLINHILSEDMKYGPFLNSRGVY
- a CDS encoding FAD-dependent oxidoreductase; translation: MSVLPPPSRGFDLTVPLAVIGAGACGSVAALAAREAGAEVLVLERDALPAGSTALSSGMIPASGTHWQRAAGVEDGVDILVADIQAKTGHQAEAVIVEAVCRESAPAVEWLAERHAVPIELVGGFLYPGHSRLRMHAPPSRTGAELMGGLSRALAAAGVDVITEAQVSDLFAAPDGRIRGLRFRRPDGSHEDLGCQALVLACCGFAGSPELVSRHIPEMRRAKIFGHEGNQGDAVKWGEALGAELRHMGAYQGHGSIAEPHAILISWALMMQGGIQVNAQGRRFSNEHEGYSEQAVRVLAQDGGLAWNIYDQRLHELGLDFDDYRGAQAAGALRQGATAAALAQSCGLPAAALEETLGQAADLAAGEGSDSFGRDFTAAPALAPPYFAVKVTGALLHTQGGLRVDAEARVLRPDASPLPNLFAGGGAACGVSGSAVWGYLSGNGLLSAVALGRIAGRGAAALIGHESTAG